TCAATCCTGAAATGGGTGGGGGAGCACTTAGAGATTTGAATGTCTATAATATTCATCTTCTTGTTGGCCTTTTCGGTAAGCCTAATCGTGTGGAATATCTACCTAATGTGGAGCGAGGAGTGGATACGTCAGGGATTCTAGTTTTGGACTATGGTCACTTTAAGGCTGTTGCCATTGGAGCTAAAGACTGTATTGCGGAGATTCGTTCAACTATACAAGGTGATAAGGGCGCTATTACCATTTTTGGTGCAACCAATACTCTTCCTGAGATTGGAGTCACTCTCAATGGTCAGAAAGAGAGAATCGTCAATCTCAATAGTCTACAACATCGTATGCATGATGAATTTGTGGCTTTTGAAAAGATGGTGGCTACCAAGGATTTTGACAGTGTTGCCAAGCAGTTGGAACATAGTCGTCAGGTTATGGAAGTTCTGGATCAAGCTTCGAAAGCTTTGTAACGTACAAAAAAACAAGCAGTGGTATTAGCCATTGCTTGTTTTGTCTTATACAGTTGTTGGGAATGAAATCTCAATCAATTTGTCAGTGTGTACTGTTCTGAGTTTGTCCATCAAAACAATATCCTTGTCGATTTTTCGTTTGAGGAAGAATTCACGGATAACTTCTAATTCATTGTCTTTAACAGCACGGTGTTTATTTGAAATCAAGAGTTCATAATGCTTAGGTGCTTGTGTAAAGACAACATCAGTATTCCCAGCAGAGTAGGTCTCTACGAGAAAGGCATCCGTATTGTCTAGTTGGTTTTGAACGAGTTCTTGGTGTGTACGGGTCGTATTAATGAGTTTCATAGTTTCCTCCTAGGATTTGTCAGTTATTGTGTTAGTTTCTTTCCATTGTTCGATTCCCCATTTATGACTGCCACGTTTAAGTTTAGCAATGGCTTCATCAATTGGAAACCAGGCCAGGTTATTGAAATCTTCGAGAGGTTTGCCAATTTTTGAAAAATCTACAACTTCATAAATATAGGCTGGATTGTAATAGTAAGTGTCACGGTGGCTTGAATAGAAGTATTCATCAGCCTGGCCATAGTACTGGCCTAAAGTGGCTGTAAACCCAAGTTCTTCAATTAACTCGCGTTCTAATGCGCTATAGTGATCCTCGCCTGCTTCGATTTCTCCACCTGGGAGAAACCAAGCTCCGTTAGGAGCCTGGACTAAAATAATCTTTGTCTTTTCTTGGTTAGGAATCACAGCATAAACACCGTAACGTGTTTGATAATGAGCTCCCTCAACCTTGTCACCAAATGTTGGATTCATGAGTTGCTCCTTACGTTTATTTGCCTATATTATACTAAAATTTTGCTCATTTTCCTATTGATTTAGGCAGAATTAGGGATAAATTTGAAAATAGGAAATGAAAAGATAAATAAACCAAGTCGTAATGACTTGGTTTATTTGTTTAATCAGATTCTTTTGCTGCCTCAGCTTTTTGAGTAGCTTTTTCGGCTTTTTTAGCAGACTTAATGGTAATGTGGCCTTTTGAAGTCATGACTGCCTTGAGATCTTTTTCGTTTGGATTTTCAAGGTAGAAGTCGGTAATAGCATCTTCAATGTGATCTTGGATGGTACGACGTAGTGGTCGAGCACCCATCTTAGGATCGTAACCAAGGTCAACCAATTTTTCCTTAACTTTCTCAGTTACACTGAGGTGGATACCGTTGTTAGCCAAGCGTTGGTTGACATTATCAAGCATGAGGTCCACGATAGTAAGGAGATTTTCTTTGCTGAGGGCAGAGAATTCGATAATACCATCAAAGCGGTTCATGAATTCAGGACTGAAGAAATCTCCAAGTTGGTTAAGAACAGAATTGGTACGATTTTCACGAGTAGCTCCAAAGCCAACGCTAGCTTCAACTTTACCAGTACCAGCATTTGAGGTCATGATGATGATGGTATCCTTGAAGCTTACAGTGCGCCCTTGTCCATCAGTCAAACGACCGTCGTCAAGTACTTGGAGGAACATGTGAAGAACGTCTGGGTGAGCTTTTTCAACCTCATCTAAAAGAATAAGTGAATAAGGATTACGGCGGACTTTTTCAGTTAACTGACCAGCTTCGTCGTAACCAACATATCCTGGAGGGGCACCAACCAATTTAGCGACAGCGTGTTTTTCCATGTATTCTGACATATCGAAACGAATCATACTGTCAGCTGAACCAAAGAGTTCAATAGCCAATTGTTTAGAGAGCTCAGTTTTACCGACTCCTGTAGGACCTACGAAGAGGAAGCTACCAATTGGGCGGTTTGGAGCACCCAATCCAACACGATTACGGCGGATAGCTTTAGCAATCTTATCAACTGCAGCATCTTGTCCGATAACATGTGATTTAAGATCATCGGCAAGACTAAGAAGTTGTGATTGTTCTTTTTCTTTCAAATCACCGACAGGAATATTGGTTTTTTGTTCCACAATAGCTTCGATATGTTTTTCGGTGATGACAGGCATATCTTGGTCTTTGATGGTTTGCTTTTGCATTTCCTTGTATTTGGCAATTTGGTCACGGAAATAAGCAGCCTTTTCAAAGTCCTCGTCACGAGTAGCTTGAGCCTTGAGGTTTTCAGCCTCAATCAAACGTTTGTCTATATCTTTAGGATCAACAAAGTTGAGGGTCAAGTTCATCTTCGAACCAGCTTCATCAAGAAGGTCGATGGCCTTGTCTGGTAAGAAACGGTCTTGAATGTAGCGGTTGGACAATTCTGCAGCTGCAGTAATCGCTTCGTCCGTATATTTGACGTGGTGGTAGTCTTGATATTTAGGCTGAATCCCACGCAAAATAGTGATGGTTTCCTCAACAGTTGGTTCGTCAACCTTAACTGGTTGCATACGACGCTCAAGGGCAGCATCTTTTTCGATGATGCGGTATTCGTTGAGTGTTGTTGCTCCGACCAGTTGAAGTTCCCCACGAGCAAGGGCAGGTTTTAGGATGTTTCCAGCATCCATATTGCCATCTCCAGCATTACCAGCTCCTACGATTTCATGAATTTCATCAATAAATAGGATAACATCCTGACGTTGACGAATTTCTTCCATAAGTTTTTGCATGCGTTCTTCAAATTGGCCACGGATACCAGTTCCTTGAACCAAGCTGACCACATCAAGACGGATAACTTGTTTGCCTTGGAGTTTTTGAGGAACGCTACCATCTACAATTTTTTGAGCTAGTCCTTCAACGACAGCAGTCTTACCGACACCGGGTTCACCGATGAGGACGGGATTGTTCTTGGTACGGCGGTTAAGAATTTCGATGACACGAATGATTTCCTCGTCACGACCAATGACTGGATCGATGTCTCCACGACGAGCGATGTCAGTGATGTTAATGCCGAACTCTTCAAGAAGACCTTGTGGCTGTTGAGGAGCTTGTTGGCGTGGTCCTCCTGGGCGGCCTGGCCCTTGTGTATTGCCACCGTTTCCTCGGTTACCACCTTCTTGTGTTGGAGGTGTATTGGGAAGATCACCGTTAGAAGAACGGAAGTTATTTAGGTCGCTGAAGAAATCATCGAAGAAGTTGGAACCTCCAGTTTGATTGAATTGATTAAGGGGGTTCTCTGGGTCAGATTTCATGATTTTATAACAATTTTGACAGAGGTCAACTTGTTGCTGATTACCATTTACATTGGTATACAAATGAATACTAGCTTCATTAAGGTTACAGTTTTGACAGAGCATATCAGTACCTCTTTTCTATCTGAATTGGGAAAGACCTTTTTTGAAAATATTCTTGGTCAAAAAAGGTCAAATCTATGACTCCATTATAGCATGCGGGAGATAGATTGCAAGTAAAAAGCATCTAGAATTGGCACTCTCTTAGCAGGAGTGCTAATGTTGAATTTTAATTCAAAATCACTTGTTTGTAATGTATAAATATTATATAATGTTTTTATATTATTCAGAACGAAAGAGAGATACCTATGACACAAGCTAAATCCTTTTTGAAAGAAATCGACTTTACCAAGCAAGAACTCGAGGAGTTAATTGATTTATCTTTAAAATTTAAACAGTTAAAGAAGGAAAGAATTCCGCATAAATATTTAGATGGCTTAAATATTGCCTTGATTTTTGAAAAAACATCTACCAGAACTCGCTCAGCTTTTACAGTGGCCGGTCAGGACCTAGGTATGAATGTGACCTACCTTGGTGCTGGAGACATTCAGTTAGGTAAAAAGGAATCTGTAGTTGATACGGCCAAGGTTCTGGGATCTATGTTTGATGGAATCGAGTACCGTGGTTTTAAACAAGAAGATGTTGAAGGTTTGGCTAAGTACTCAGGGGTTCCGGTCTGGAATGGTTTGACGGATACCTGGCATCCAACTCAAATGATTGCGGATTTCATGACTTTGAAGGAACACTTCGGTAGTTTGGAAGACTTGACCATCGCCTATATTGGAGATGGTAGAAATAATATGGCCAACTCACTTTTGGTCACTTCGGCTATTTTAGGCGTTAATGTCAAGATTATTGCCCCAGAGGTGCTGCAACCCGAAGATGAGATTGTAGCCTTAGCTCAGAAACATAATAATGGTGCCGACTTAACCATTACAGATGATATTTCAGAGGTCAAGGGAGTGGATATGCTTTATACGGATGTTTGGGTATCTATGGGTGAAGAGGTAGATTTTAAATCTCGTATTGATTTACTCTTGCCTTATCAAATTAATGCAGACCTACTAGCCAAGACAGAAAATCCAGATGTTATTGTTATGCATTGTCTCCCAGCCTTTCATGATCTCAATACCCAAATTGGGAAAGAAATCTATGACAAATATGGTTTGGCAGAGTTAGAAATTACAGATCAAGTCTTCCAAAAATACAGTGACATCATCTTCCAAGAAGCTGAGAATCGTATGCATTCTATTAAGGCCATTATGTACAATTCCTTGAAAAATATTTAAAATTTCCCCATTTTTCCCATAAGTGTGATAAAATAAGTAAGAAATACACAATTAATAGGAGAAATAACATGGAATCACATTTGGTGAGAATCATTAACCGTCTTGAAATGATGGCGGCTGATGGTGGTAATTTGAAACGTAATTTTGAACGTGAAGGAGTGGTTGTTGCCGAAGTATCATTTAGCAACGATCCTGAAAATGGTCCAGTTTTCACATTGCGTGACGTTGAAGCACGTGAATCTTATTCATTTGATAGCATCGACTTGATTGCAATGGAAATCTACGATTTGCTTTACTAATAAATC
The DNA window shown above is from Streptococcus salivarius and carries:
- a CDS encoding DUF1827 family protein, producing the protein MKLINTTRTHQELVQNQLDNTDAFLVETYSAGNTDVVFTQAPKHYELLISNKHRAVKDNELEVIREFFLKRKIDKDIVLMDKLRTVHTDKLIEISFPTTV
- a CDS encoding NUDIX hydrolase produces the protein MNPTFGDKVEGAHYQTRYGVYAVIPNQEKTKIILVQAPNGAWFLPGGEIEAGEDHYSALERELIEELGFTATLGQYYGQADEYFYSSHRDTYYYNPAYIYEVVDFSKIGKPLEDFNNLAWFPIDEAIAKLKRGSHKWGIEQWKETNTITDKS
- a CDS encoding ATP-dependent Clp protease ATP-binding subunit; amino-acid sequence: MLCQNCNLNEASIHLYTNVNGNQQQVDLCQNCYKIMKSDPENPLNQFNQTGGSNFFDDFFSDLNNFRSSNGDLPNTPPTQEGGNRGNGGNTQGPGRPGGPRQQAPQQPQGLLEEFGINITDIARRGDIDPVIGRDEEIIRVIEILNRRTKNNPVLIGEPGVGKTAVVEGLAQKIVDGSVPQKLQGKQVIRLDVVSLVQGTGIRGQFEERMQKLMEEIRQRQDVILFIDEIHEIVGAGNAGDGNMDAGNILKPALARGELQLVGATTLNEYRIIEKDAALERRMQPVKVDEPTVEETITILRGIQPKYQDYHHVKYTDEAITAAAELSNRYIQDRFLPDKAIDLLDEAGSKMNLTLNFVDPKDIDKRLIEAENLKAQATRDEDFEKAAYFRDQIAKYKEMQKQTIKDQDMPVITEKHIEAIVEQKTNIPVGDLKEKEQSQLLSLADDLKSHVIGQDAAVDKIAKAIRRNRVGLGAPNRPIGSFLFVGPTGVGKTELSKQLAIELFGSADSMIRFDMSEYMEKHAVAKLVGAPPGYVGYDEAGQLTEKVRRNPYSLILLDEVEKAHPDVLHMFLQVLDDGRLTDGQGRTVSFKDTIIIMTSNAGTGKVEASVGFGATRENRTNSVLNQLGDFFSPEFMNRFDGIIEFSALSKENLLTIVDLMLDNVNQRLANNGIHLSVTEKVKEKLVDLGYDPKMGARPLRRTIQDHIEDAITDFYLENPNEKDLKAVMTSKGHITIKSAKKAEKATQKAEAAKESD
- the argF gene encoding ornithine carbamoyltransferase → MTQAKSFLKEIDFTKQELEELIDLSLKFKQLKKERIPHKYLDGLNIALIFEKTSTRTRSAFTVAGQDLGMNVTYLGAGDIQLGKKESVVDTAKVLGSMFDGIEYRGFKQEDVEGLAKYSGVPVWNGLTDTWHPTQMIADFMTLKEHFGSLEDLTIAYIGDGRNNMANSLLVTSAILGVNVKIIAPEVLQPEDEIVALAQKHNNGADLTITDDISEVKGVDMLYTDVWVSMGEEVDFKSRIDLLLPYQINADLLAKTENPDVIVMHCLPAFHDLNTQIGKEIYDKYGLAELEITDQVFQKYSDIIFQEAENRMHSIKAIMYNSLKNI
- a CDS encoding DUF1797 family protein translates to MESHLVRIINRLEMMAADGGNLKRNFEREGVVVAEVSFSNDPENGPVFTLRDVEARESYSFDSIDLIAMEIYDLLY